agtaaaattaaatgatatatatattAAAAGCCACCTGCAGTAAAGAAATCTTTTAACCCTTTTACCAGAGACCCTAATACTTCCATTTCACAACAGAGTTCCTTGGTTCAGTTTAGGAAACACTGGTTGAAGGCATCAAATAAATAGATCAATAAACTGACACTGAATCCTACTGCCTGAAagaacttttatatttaaaacctTGCAGGTCTCACTGCTGGGTTCTTGCCTTTCTGACTAATTGACTAGAGGGTACACATGACCAAAGTAACTGCTATCCCTGACCTGAGTCTAAAAGGGGAGAATGAATTGGTGAACTTAAAGTGACAGAACATTACTAGGAAGCAGTACAGTTGCTCTGAAGTTCTGGATTGCTAAAGAAGAAAAGACTGGACACAAACAATTACTGTAGAGGGCAAAAAAGGTTAAAAGACCTATATGGGGACACCAGATAGAATACAATTCTGAGAATGAAACTATAAGTGATTCTGATGAGgcaaaagggaggaaaaatacttaagaatCTAACGTTGTTTCACAGAACTATACATAGACAATTAGGTAAATTAGAACCTGGTCAGTAACCAGATTCAGAGGAAGCTGATTAATGGATCTGTTCTAAGGCTGTATCCTAAATGCACACTTGACTCAATTGATGACTTGGATGATGATCCAAACTGCAGATGAATAAAAGGTGAGATTTAATGAGCATGTAGGATATAGGCTGAATTGAAGATAAAATCCAAATTGCCCAGGAGATTCTGCAAGTAGATTAAAAATACGTGCAAAAACAAGATAGATAGAGTTAATCCTATTCTAATTAGGCTCATCTGAGGCACTTATACAAGAAATTTAGTTGTTTATGTCATActttaagaacaaaaacaaattagaaatcaTTGTGACAAAGGGCTTGTGTTCATCACTAGCCCATCAAAGAGAATAGCTATAGGAAATGGAGACAAATCGTCTGGATTATGTCAGCACACTAAGTATTCCATCTTTGTCAGATGaaccagtgaaagaaaaaaagggtagaatgaaggagagagagaacagtatactttaaaatacttcaaagtCTGGAAAAGTAAAGAGGCATTACATTTGTTCTGTACAGCTTTAGGGAACAAGGAGGACAAGTGACAGGGAGATTGCTCAGCTCAATACAAAGAGCAGTCAAAGACCAAAGAGGTGAACTTGGAAGGTGAGGTGACACTGTTTCAGGTGAATGCGAGTCATGCTGGGTTCACTGCTTGATGGATATGTTATAGAGGGAATTCAAGCATGAAACAGGTGACTGGACTGTAGTGATATTTATTTCTTTCAACCTCAAAATCTAGGATTCTGTAAATGTCTCCCTCACTAAGGTTGGTATTTTAGGTACTATAACCACAAAAGTTATAAGTAGGTTGGGATTTTAGGTATTATAACCCCAAAGATGTAAGTAGGTTGTCAGCAGTGAAGCCTACATAATAGCATATAGAACTTGATGGTTTATAGATTCATCTCTGAACCGGTTCTATGAGTGAATCAGAACTGAGTCTAAAAGAAAAGGGCACCTCTTTTTTGCCAATTAAGAGAGTAGTTGTACAAttaaaagttaatgtttctaaaacacatcaaatacatacacaattttcttttgtaattccaGGGGTGTCGTAAAACCAGTGGGCATCTTTCACATCTTGTGGGGTTAATTCTACTCGTTTGGTGGATTTAGCTGCAACTGTAAGAGGTTCATTTCCCATGCCAAAGGCAAGTGAATCAGCATCAAACTCGAAGGTAGCTTCATCCTTCTGCTCTTCTGAATACAAGAATGTTCTTCCAACTCTTCCTAGAACAAGTTATACTGAAGTTAGTAGTTACTCCTTTAAAGATTTTGACTCAAGACAGATAATTCTTATGTTTGCCTCAAACAAGTTACTAAGACTATGGTGTATGGAAGGAAGTGAGACTACAATGAtacttttgctttatttctaaaggcagtgagagtCAGACTCTTATACTGACCAAGTATGTATGTATGGCTGTGCATACTAagtggggggagtgggggtgtggggagatAGTGTTGGAAATCAAACTGTTTTTAGTAAAGAAAGGTTGAAAAAAGATACCAAGGAAAGAGGGACCATCCACTTTAAAGCTGGTACAGTTCAACAGCCTGTACTGGTTTGCAAGgagggggctggaatctctgtgAAAATGCTTCTACCACTGACAATGGCCAGATAGGAGGCAGTTATTCAcgcttcctttccttccttttgcttcctTTAATATCTACTGTCTCAACTTTCCCAGTGCAATGAATTCTGGATTTCCAAACATTAGCCTTGCCTCTAAAAGGAACTCTATGTTCCAAAATGACTAATTTCTCCCTCCAAAACTGGCTAGCCCCACAGAGCTGTAGTTCAGGTTGCTCAACAAAGAATTTTAGCATAGACCCAATAAGACTTTTGCTATAGAAGGTGCTTACCTACTACATAACCATGCTTTTTCAAGACATTAAGTTGATTTTGTTCTTGCTGGCTAAGATCTTTTTCCACTTCAGATGCATTTCTTTTAAGCCTTTTTTGCCTTTGAAACATTCTGTAAGGGGTTGGGTTACAGATAGGAAACTTCAGGAGATTTAAGGTAGTACCTAAAATACCAAAGAATAAATACGTTATTATAAACATTGTACAAGAAAATGGAGTAAAACTAACATTTATGAGAAGCTACACTGTCTTGGGTACTGTGATTATTTCTCTTAACTTTCAGGACAATTCTCTACAAGATTAtccttactttacagatgaggaagtaaaCTCAAGAGATTGGCTCACAGGCTCAACCAGGATTTGAATACCAAATCTATAGGCCTGTTCTCTTCCCATCTTCTCCATACTACTAACCATTATAAAAGCACTTCTATGTATAAGTCAACCAAACTCCAGGACAGAGAAGTACAGCTTATCAAGCAAAGTTAAACACTGGTTTCAAAGGAACAAACGAAGTAGTTCCTTTTGCCAACTGTTAGATACAAACAGGGTCACAGAAGGACCCATTTTGCAGTTAATACAGACATTCCTTAAAGCCACAAAGTTGACATTTCCTCTCTACAAAGTCATGTACCATGCTGCATTAGTGAATTATTCAAATGTTAAATGTGTATGGTATACAGATGTCGTGAATAAACTGAAGACATGAAGAGTAAGACTGAGGGGGTGGAGAGAGGTTTAGAAAGTAAAAGGACTTTTTGgagaaacatacaaagaactaaAGCTACAAGGGAAACCTCCAAGAGAGCAGGAACTTCCCTGTGTCCCCTATAGGTGCCAGAACAGTGACTGGAACACAGAAGTactcttaattatttcttttggaAAGTTACAACATATACTGTATTTCCTAGCACTAAACTGACACAGAACAGAGGTGTGACTAAAGTAGGCAGAGAATTTTTCAAGGGAAGGCTCCAATCAGCCTCTGGTGTACACAAAGGAAGGATATAGTACTAGGTGCCCGAATCGCGACCAGACTTCTCAGAAAACCAAGGGGGCGGGCCGCCTAATGCTCACCAGGCCAAGGGGAGATGGTGGCCCTGTCGATAGCCTCAGCACCCTTGGCGATGCAGTAATCTGACTCCAGGAGCGTGTTGAAGAGAGTGGACTTGCCAGTGTTGGTGGCGCCAACCAAGTAGACGTCGCCACGGTAGCGCCAGGAGCGCTGGAGCACGGAGATCAATTCTTCGACTCCATAGCCAGTCTTGGCGCTGATGAGCCGCACGTCCCTGAGCACTGTGCGGGACTTGGTCGAAGGAGTCGCATTCTCCTCCCCGTCCCGAGGCCGGTCCCCGCTGGGGTGTTGTGGCCTTCGGTAGCCAGGGGGCGGCAGGAGCCCGGCGCGGGCACAATCGTCCCACAGTCGCTCCCGGAGCCGCTGCCGGTAACCAGGAGTATCCTGGGGCAGCAGGTCCACCTTGTTTCCTAACACGATCAGCTGCTTGGGGCCCACCAACGCGGGCAGGTGAGGCAGCAAGTTGTCCGGCAGATCGAGGAGGTCCACCATGTAGAGCACCAGGGAGGGCTCGGGCCGCCGCAGTGCGGCGCTCACCAGCTCCAAGTACTGCTCGTGGCTCACCTGCAGACGCAGGGCGCGCCGGTGATGAACCAGCAGCCAGCAGCGCTGGCACACCGTCCGCGCCAGCCCGCCTTCGGTCTGAGCCGCCGCGCTGAATTTCTCGCTGGGCAGGTAGCCGGGCAAGCCGGGGTCCTGGCAGTGCAGTTCCGCCCCGCAGCCCGAACAGTTCAGGCCGCTAGGCGGCACCGTCGGGTCCGGGTGCCCCACCACCGGGTGCACTCGCCCGCTCGCCTTTAGCTTCCGTAGCCGCCGTTCCTCCCGCCGCTGTTGCCTCTgttgctcctcttcctcctgccgcTGCTGCAGCTCCTGCAGCCGGTGTTGGAGGCTCAGTGCGGGCTCCGGATCCGGGACGTACTCGGGGAACAGAAAATGCTCCTCCATGTCAGCACTTCCCTCGTAACCCCCAGTCGCTGTCGGGCCACAGGGAGGCCCACGACCCAGGCCCGATGGGAGCTGGGAGCAGCTGGCGGCGCATCTCCTCTCCAGAAGCGTCTCCCGGAGGCCATGGCGCACTACCATGAGAGCGGATCCCCGCAGGACCCTGCATAGCAGCCTAGACGTGAAACGCGCGGGCAGCATGAGAAAAGCGAACGCGGGCAAAGGGGCGGGGCCACCTGTTCGCATGCGCACTGAGGCCCCAGAGTCGCGTTAATCACTGGAGGAAAGCCCGGGACTACCTGAGAGCAGTCATTTGTCAGTGGGCGCACTTCCGCTCCTCCTCCTAAATCTAATGTCGTGAGTTCTCGCGATGAGAGTTCTTTGGCCTGGAAACACTTAACGCGGAGGTAAAAGTACCAGGGACTTAGACTGAGCTAGGTTGGCCGAAAAGGGCTAGGTTGGCCGAAAAGGTTAATTAACTGAGTGAGGGTTTGTTCAGTTTCAGACTTCTTCAACGCTCTACCGTCGGCACTACCTGCCGTTCAGAAATCACACTTttgaacctttaaaaaaattgaggtatagttgatgtatacaGAAATCGGTTTTTAAAGTTTCGTGTTTTTAAGTctttgaactaaaaaaaaaaagtatcgaATGTTGCACACTCACAGCTCAATCTAAAACCTATTAGTAtagattctttatatttttttccaggtGCCATTATATGTGCAACAACATTGAAAACAAAAACTGTCATTGGCTGGATCCAACCCTGAGACAGTAGGAGTGGTCCTCGCCGAAAGCTACAGAAGCGGGGGACTGCAAATTCTGCATGTGCATACTAACTCTTCGGGAACCTTTGCTTAAACTTCGCACAGGCGCAGACTTTACAATGACGTATTTGTGGGCGGAGTTTTGCGTGGGACGCAGAGTATTCTGGGAACACCAGAGACGGAAATCACTTCGCTTCACGCTGCGGATGTCGGCGGTTGCTGCGCACTGTTCTCTGTGATTTCTAGAGTTTGGAGCTCGGGAAACGTTTGCCAACATGTATGACGCGGACGAGGGTAGGTGAACACTCCGCGGCGACCCACGTAAGGAGGGAAACGTGGAGAGCTGGACGAATTGAGGATTTGGGGCCTCCTTTCCGGCCCGCCGCGCAGCGTTTACAGACGTTTCCCTTACATTCCCTAGGCCCGGAGCGAATCCATTACTGCAAGAGGTGGAGGGTGCAGGAAACGTAGTGATCTCAGTCAGGGAGAGTTTTTGTCTCTTGCCTGCTCCTGAATAAACCTGACACTCCCTTCCTATATTGAAATAGCGTGCAGAACCGTACGGCAAATAACcgttgttttgatttttgtctgAAGCAAAGGACTCCTCGATTTCCCGTGAGGCCAGACCTAGTGGATTTATTGAATAGTTGAATTTTTGAGCGTAaccctgtgccaggcattgtgctaggctcTGGAAATACGCCGGGGATAAAAAGTATAGTGCTTATGTGTTGGATGTAGGGGAAGGGATGGGTCTAGTTTGGCATTTCTTCACGCTGTCCTGTGCCAAATAAATTATCTTAAAAGataccttccttcctttcacaaGATGACAGAATTCTAGGTGGTATGTACTTTATTGAACAGGGCCAATAtaccctttttttccctttaacttgCAGAATTTTTAGTCATGTGTAGTGTATtttcattatgtatttttattgctcTCCCTTCCGCTTTCCACAGCTACTATTTCaaacttcattttcttctagCTCCTAAT
The Camelus bactrianus isolate YW-2024 breed Bactrian camel chromosome 2, ASM4877302v1, whole genome shotgun sequence genome window above contains:
- the LOC105078872 gene encoding nitric oxide-associated protein 1 isoform X2, whose amino-acid sequence is MRTGGPAPLPAFAFLMLPARFTSRLLCRVLRGSALMVVRHGLRETLLERRCAASCSQLPSGLGRGPPCGPTATGGYEGSADMEEHFLFPEYVPDPEPALSLQHRLQELQQRQEEEEQQRQQRREERRLRKLKASGRVHPVVGHPDPTVPPSGLNCSGCGAELHCQDPGLPGYLPSEKFSAAAQTEGGLARTVCQRCWLLVHHRRALRLQVSHEQYLELVSAALRRPEPSLVLYMVDLLDLPDNLLPHLPALVGPKQLIVLGNKVDLLPQDTPGYRQRLRERLWDDCARAGLLPPPGYRRPQHPSGDRPRDGEENATPSTKSRTVLRDVRLISAKTGYGVEELISVLQRSWRYRGDVYLVGATNTGKSTLFNTLLESDYCIAKGAEAIDRATISPWPGTTLNLLKFPICNPTPYRMFQRQKRLKRNASEVEKDLSQQEQNQLNVLKKHGYVVGRVGRTFLYSEEQKDEATFEFDADSLAFGMGNEPLTVAAKSTKRVELTPQDVKDAHWFYDTPGITKENCILNLLTEKEVNVVLPTHSIVPRTFVLKPGMVLFLGAIGRIDFLQGNQSAWFTVVASNFLPVHITSLDRADTMYQKHAGHTLLKVPMGGEERMASFPPLVAEDITLDEGPGESEAVADIKFSSAGHLLHQDRM
- the LOC105078872 gene encoding nitric oxide-associated protein 1 isoform X1; protein product: MRTGGPAPLPAFAFLMLPARFTSRLLCRVLRGSALMVVRHGLRETLLERRCAASCSQLPSGLGRGPPCGPTATGGYEGSADMEEHFLFPEYVPDPEPALSLQHRLQELQQRQEEEEQQRQQRREERRLRKLKASGRVHPVVGHPDPTVPPSGLNCSGCGAELHCQDPGLPGYLPSEKFSAAAQTEGGLARTVCQRCWLLVHHRRALRLQVSHEQYLELVSAALRRPEPSLVLYMVDLLDLPDNLLPHLPALVGPKQLIVLGNKVDLLPQDTPGYRQRLRERLWDDCARAGLLPPPGYRRPQHPSGDRPRDGEENATPSTKSRTVLRDVRLISAKTGYGVEELISVLQRSWRYRGDVYLVGATNTGKSTLFNTLLESDYCIAKGAEAIDRATISPWPGTTLNLLKFPICNPTPYRMFQRQKRLKRNASEVEKDLSQQEQNQLNVLKKHGYVVGRVGRTFLYSEEQKDEATFEFDADSLAFGMGNEPLTVAAKSTKRVELTPQDVKDAHWFYDTPGITKENCILNLLTEKEVNVVLPTHSIVPRTFVLKPGMVLFLGAIGRIDFLQGNQSAWFTVVASNFLPVHITSLDRADTMYQKHAGHTLLKVPMGGEERMASFPPLVAEDITLDEGPGESEAVADIKFSSAGWVAVTPQFKDRLHLRGYTPQGTALTVRPPLLPHIVNIKGKRIPRSVAYKTKKPPALVYNLQKKKK